A genome region from Anastrepha obliqua isolate idAnaObli1 chromosome 4, idAnaObli1_1.0, whole genome shotgun sequence includes the following:
- the LOC129245983 gene encoding uncharacterized protein LOC129245983, with the protein MNSGTFVRRNFTETGIHGLPYLIRKDLHWTERLFWLGIVIAASYYSIFLCLDQMKRFRENPIVFAAELTWDKRDFLYAGITMCSDFHSELAEREIIEE; encoded by the coding sequence ATGAATAGCGGCACCTTTGTGAGGCGCAATTTCACCGAGACGGGTATTCATGGCTTGCCATATTTGATCCGTAAAGATTTACACTGGACAGAGCGACTATTTTGGTTGGGCATCGTCATAGCAGCGAGTTACTACTCCATTTTCCTTTGTCTCGATCAAATGAAACGTTTTCGCGAAAATCCCATTGTGTTTGCAGCGGAGTTGACCTGGGATAAGAGAGATTTCCTCTATGCCGGGATAACGATGTGTAGTGATTTCCATAGTGAGTTAGCAGAACGTGAAATCATCGAGGAGTGA